One stretch of Procambarus clarkii isolate CNS0578487 chromosome 35, FALCON_Pclarkii_2.0, whole genome shotgun sequence DNA includes these proteins:
- the LOC123768413 gene encoding ankyrin-1-like, which yields MLPLSSAIRDGLSGTLQKAPRFGDDVATRLARAFVACDEGLLRACLEEGVDPNLTLIGGHTPVTLLLSTTTSDRWENLVRLLLEAGASPDTRDPQGTPLVSLLVIAGSSDLVSLMLDKGADVNICGCSDETPLLNAVHYRQLECARLLLNRGADPNTPSNDGNSALMWAAGRSNGIGMQRSLACVNLLLKHGAHVNFRNRRGFTPLMASAVIREREMVRSLLAAGADPDMTDDRGETALIKAADADAEEVIAELLAAKASVNTQSRSGCTALMSAVSTTVLTRLLQHGADPRLAARDGNTPLHHQVMGSRPELARLLLEHGADLEARDGQGNTPLQTSVRCKSYAATHLLLDKGAIAAAVNDMGVSALHDALLPWDYFNTHDVFSTLNTPSLMAELLYYFRSGSDMTLAVVERLLERGADPHLEGEQGVTPLMLAAACGHERLLRLLLEAGASSGCRDAHGRTALAYACKWGHTHLVDALLAHNSPVNTIDIHHNLPIYYAAHYAHTPIVMTLMVEFAFYVYYHRLQDRGP from the coding sequence ATGCTGCCCCTCAGCTCCGCCATCAGGGACGGGCTGTCTGGGACGCTGCAGAAGGCGCCACGCTTCGGCGACGATGTAGCCACCAGGCTGGCGCGAGCGTTCGTAGCGTGTGACGAGGGCTTGCTGAGGGCATGCCTGGAGGAGGGCGTGGACCCCAACCTGACGCTGATCGGGGGACACACGCCCGTCACTCTCCTCCTCTCCACGACCACGTCGGACCGTTGGGAGAATCTGGTGAGGCTGCTACTGGAAGCTGGGGCGTCGCCGGACACCAGAGACCCACAGGGAACCCCCCTCGTATCGCTGCTGGTGATCGCCGGCAGTAGCGACCTGGTGAGCCTCATGCTGGATAAAGGCGCAGATGTCAATATCTGTGGTTGTAGTGACGAGACGCCCTTGTTGAACGCTGTTCACTATCGGCAGCTTGAGTGCGCGCGCCTGCTGCTGAATCGAGGAGCAGACCCAAACACACCCTCCAACGATGGGAATTCTGCTCTAATGTGGGCTGCAGGGCGCAGCAACGGGATCGGCATGCAGAGATCCCTGGCCTGCGTTAACCTGCTGCTGAAACATGGCGCTCACGTGAATTTCAGAAACCGCAGAGGGTTCACCCCGCTCATGGCCTCTGCTGTCATCCGCGAGAGGGAAATGGTGCGGTCGCTGCTGGCCGCAGGCGCAGATCCGGACATGACGGATGACAGAGGGGAGACTGCGCTCATCAAGGCCGCAGATGCCGACGCTGAGGAAGTGATCGCAGAGTTGCTGGCGGCCAAGGCCAGCGTCAACACACAGAGCAGGAGCGGGTGTACTGCGCTCATGAGCGCAGTGTCCACGACGGTGCTGACGAGGCTGCTGCAGCACGGCGCCGACCCGAGGCTGGCGGCCAGGGACGGCAACACGCCGCTGCACCACCAGGTCATGGGGAGTCGTCCCGAGCTGGCACGCCTGCTCCTGGAGCACGGTGCCGACTTGGAAGCCAGGGACGGCCAGGGCAACACGCCTCTGCAAACTTCCGTTCGCTGCAAGAGCTACGCTGCCACACACCTGTTGCTTGACAAGGGCGCTATTGCTGCTGCAGTCAACGACATGGGCGTGTCGGCGCTGCACGACGCCCTACTGCCGTGGGACTACTTCAACACCCACGACGTATtctccaccctcaacaccccgTCTCTCATGGCCGAGCTCCTGTACTACTTCCGTTCAGGAAGCGACATGACGCTGGCCGTCGTTGAGAGGCTCCTGGAGCGAGGTGCTGATCCGCACCTGGAAGGGGAGCAGGGGGTGACGCCCCTCATGCTAGCTGCCGCCTGCGGCCACGAGCGACTCTTGCGACTACTGCTGGAGGCTGGAGCATCGTCGGGCTGCCGGGACGCCCACGGCCGCACAGCCCTCGCCTACGCCTGCAAGTGgggccacactcatctggtggacGCCCTCCTCGCCCACAACAGCCCCGTCAACACTATAGATATCCACCACAACCTGCCTATCTACTACGCCGCTCACTACGCCCACACGCCCATAGTCATGACCCTCATGGTGGAATTTGCATTTTATGTGTATTATCACAGGCTCCAAGACAGAGGCCCTTAG